The following are from one region of the Sandaracinus amylolyticus genome:
- a CDS encoding helix-turn-helix transcriptional regulator, producing MHRWPEQLLVWNAVGATAAHAHHAAHVVLATRGHVGAKVGRARVEGAGIWVPSNVAHAIERAEAPTVVLYVEPTSPIGAGLASVLGEEPASIAEDVRDVAVSGLGARDAGSPLAATQVLEALGVREGRAEIDARVARLLRWLEESELGKDEVALGALAARAGVSPTRLTHLFTSDVGTPLRRYVLWLRVRRALAALASTGDPIASIAARSGFADAAHLSRTMRSTFGMTPTQLLRAKAITPSA from the coding sequence ATGCACCGCTGGCCCGAGCAGCTCCTCGTGTGGAACGCCGTGGGCGCGACCGCGGCGCACGCGCATCACGCGGCGCACGTCGTGCTCGCCACGCGCGGGCACGTCGGCGCGAAGGTCGGGCGCGCGCGGGTCGAGGGCGCGGGGATCTGGGTGCCCTCGAACGTCGCGCACGCGATCGAGCGCGCCGAGGCGCCGACGGTGGTGCTCTACGTCGAGCCGACGAGCCCGATCGGCGCGGGGCTGGCGTCGGTGCTCGGCGAGGAGCCAGCGTCGATCGCGGAGGACGTGCGCGACGTCGCGGTGAGCGGCCTCGGCGCGCGCGATGCGGGCTCGCCGCTCGCCGCGACGCAGGTGCTCGAGGCGCTCGGCGTGCGCGAGGGACGCGCCGAGATCGACGCGCGCGTCGCGCGCCTCCTGCGGTGGCTCGAGGAGAGCGAGCTCGGCAAGGACGAGGTCGCGCTGGGCGCGCTCGCCGCACGCGCGGGCGTGTCGCCCACGCGCTTGACGCACCTCTTCACGAGCGACGTGGGCACGCCGCTTCGTCGCTACGTGCTGTGGCTGCGGGTGCGTCGCGCGCTCGCCGCGCTCGCGTCGACGGGCGATCCGATCGCGAGCATCGCTGCGCGCTCGGGGTTCGCCGACGCGGCGCACCTCAGCCGCACGATGCGCAGCACGTTCGGCATGACCCCGACCCAGCTGCTGCGCGCGAAGGCGATCACACCGAGCGCTTGA
- a CDS encoding DUF4215 domain-containing protein has product MLVLAVVASTPGCGGGDDDAPTLMDSGMPERDASGPDAQPDIDAAPVPGCGDGTRSASEACDDGDLVAGDGCSPTCEVEHGFDCTGSPSNCRSTCGDGEVASDEECDDDDTAPLDGCNGSCGVEAGWACTGEPSVCVESCGDGALDPGEQCDDADVDDADGCSSACRIESGWTCSGAPSTCAEICGDGLVVAGEGCDDGNTRGSDGCGATCEIEAGWSCEGAPSVCAAGCGDGVAVGMEQCDDGDATAGDGCSPSCRTETGWACSGMPSACTPVCGDGVVAGGEACDDDDADPGDGCSATCTVERGFECVGAMPSVCASICGDGIVASVESCDDGDLESGDGCDATCATEFAYGCTGEPSACVRIDHAMDVALGDRGGCTLTMNGALRCWGQNARGEAGDGTTLPRFLPVTTMPGSFTQVDFGGQFACALHDDATVWCWGSNAARQQGPGAVGGARPAPGRIGLIETMTMVAVATGQEHACALDEAGDAWCWGDNDNGQLGRGGPDRNDSEAPMMVDLVPAAVAVSAGTDHTCVVHDDGHASCWGDDDQGQLGDGGTNTDQSLPVRVLGLADVVEIAAGGDHTCARLRDGAVRCWGDNQRGQLGIGMMPDQPTPVAVTLPGAATAITAGTWHTCALVDGDAYCWGDGAIGQIGDGSRLSWRTPRAVTTSGATLTAIDAGATGTCAITSAGARVCWGEGDLAQLGLLAPSQREPAAVSIDASMVATIAGTRPRRHAVWCAASSADGALSCWGNSETGLVLDALASDALVPRAAVAIEDVVELGMGESFACARLDGGAVRCWGDNSQRQLGQGMSVVDSASPVSVMALPAGQAQIAVGGEFACARDAGGVVRCWGDSAQRQVGFDALTDSGVATPIAGAESAIAIAAGELHACAIVNASSGAGTVRCWGADDQGQHGDGSPGGARHTALDVPELGPATQLALGRAHTCALLLSGRVSCWGDNALGQVGDGGTADRFAPREVVGLTDVAQIAAGWDHTCARRTDGSVWCWGAAADGQLGAAASTPFATMPVQLEGVSGALDVAGTATSTCVRDAGGVRCVGFHGFAQLGAGLTLRPLVPTGAPL; this is encoded by the coding sequence GTGCTCGTCTTGGCAGTCGTCGCGAGCACACCCGGGTGCGGGGGAGGCGACGACGACGCGCCGACGCTGATGGACTCGGGGATGCCGGAGCGCGACGCGTCGGGCCCCGACGCGCAGCCGGACATCGATGCCGCGCCGGTGCCGGGCTGCGGCGACGGAACGCGCAGCGCGAGCGAGGCGTGCGACGACGGCGATCTCGTGGCCGGCGACGGATGCTCGCCGACGTGCGAGGTCGAGCACGGCTTCGACTGCACCGGGTCGCCGAGCAACTGCCGCTCGACGTGCGGCGACGGCGAGGTCGCGAGCGACGAGGAGTGCGACGACGACGACACCGCGCCGCTCGACGGCTGCAACGGATCGTGCGGCGTCGAGGCGGGCTGGGCGTGCACCGGCGAGCCGAGCGTGTGCGTCGAGAGCTGCGGCGACGGAGCCCTCGACCCCGGCGAGCAGTGCGACGACGCCGACGTCGACGATGCCGACGGCTGCTCGAGCGCGTGCCGCATCGAGAGCGGTTGGACGTGCAGCGGCGCGCCGAGCACGTGCGCCGAGATCTGCGGCGACGGGCTCGTGGTCGCGGGCGAGGGCTGCGACGACGGGAACACGCGCGGGAGCGATGGCTGCGGCGCGACCTGCGAGATCGAAGCGGGCTGGTCGTGCGAGGGCGCCCCGAGCGTGTGCGCGGCGGGCTGCGGCGACGGCGTCGCGGTGGGCATGGAGCAGTGCGACGACGGAGACGCGACCGCGGGCGACGGATGCTCGCCGTCGTGCCGCACCGAGACCGGCTGGGCCTGCAGCGGGATGCCGAGCGCGTGCACGCCGGTGTGCGGCGATGGGGTCGTCGCGGGCGGCGAGGCGTGCGACGACGACGACGCCGATCCGGGCGACGGCTGCAGCGCGACCTGCACCGTCGAGCGCGGCTTCGAGTGCGTGGGCGCGATGCCGAGCGTGTGCGCGTCGATCTGCGGCGACGGAATCGTCGCGAGCGTCGAGTCGTGCGACGACGGTGACCTCGAGTCGGGCGATGGCTGCGACGCGACGTGCGCGACCGAGTTCGCGTACGGATGCACCGGCGAGCCGAGCGCGTGCGTGCGCATCGATCACGCGATGGACGTCGCGCTCGGGGATCGCGGCGGGTGCACGCTGACGATGAACGGCGCGCTGCGGTGCTGGGGCCAGAACGCGCGCGGCGAGGCGGGCGACGGAACGACGCTGCCGCGCTTCCTGCCGGTCACGACGATGCCCGGCTCGTTCACGCAGGTGGACTTCGGCGGGCAGTTCGCGTGCGCGCTCCACGACGACGCGACGGTGTGGTGCTGGGGCAGCAACGCGGCGCGCCAGCAGGGTCCCGGTGCGGTCGGCGGAGCGCGTCCTGCGCCGGGGCGCATCGGGTTGATCGAGACGATGACGATGGTCGCGGTCGCGACCGGCCAGGAGCACGCGTGCGCGCTCGACGAAGCGGGTGACGCGTGGTGCTGGGGCGACAACGACAACGGCCAGCTCGGCCGCGGCGGCCCCGACCGGAACGACAGCGAGGCGCCGATGATGGTCGACCTCGTCCCCGCCGCGGTCGCGGTGAGCGCGGGCACCGATCACACCTGCGTGGTGCACGACGACGGTCACGCGTCGTGCTGGGGCGACGACGATCAGGGGCAGCTCGGCGACGGCGGGACGAACACCGATCAGAGCCTTCCGGTGCGCGTCCTGGGGCTCGCGGACGTCGTGGAGATCGCGGCGGGCGGCGATCACACCTGCGCTCGCCTGCGCGACGGCGCGGTGCGCTGCTGGGGCGACAACCAGCGCGGTCAGCTCGGCATCGGCATGATGCCCGACCAGCCGACGCCGGTCGCGGTGACGCTCCCGGGCGCGGCGACCGCGATCACCGCCGGGACCTGGCACACGTGCGCGCTGGTCGACGGCGACGCGTACTGCTGGGGCGATGGCGCGATCGGTCAGATCGGCGATGGCTCGCGGCTCTCGTGGCGCACGCCGCGCGCGGTCACCACGTCGGGCGCGACGCTGACCGCGATCGACGCGGGCGCGACGGGCACCTGCGCGATCACCAGCGCGGGGGCGCGCGTGTGCTGGGGCGAGGGCGATCTCGCGCAGCTCGGGCTGCTCGCGCCGTCGCAGCGCGAGCCGGCGGCGGTGTCGATCGATGCGTCGATGGTCGCGACGATCGCGGGGACGCGTCCGCGTCGTCACGCGGTGTGGTGCGCCGCGAGCAGCGCGGACGGTGCGCTCTCGTGCTGGGGCAACTCGGAGACCGGGCTGGTGCTCGACGCGCTCGCGTCCGACGCGCTGGTGCCGCGCGCCGCGGTGGCGATCGAGGACGTGGTCGAGCTCGGGATGGGCGAGAGCTTCGCGTGCGCGCGGCTCGACGGCGGCGCGGTGCGGTGCTGGGGCGACAACAGCCAGCGCCAGCTCGGGCAGGGCATGTCCGTGGTGGACTCCGCGTCGCCGGTGAGCGTGATGGCGCTGCCCGCCGGGCAGGCGCAGATCGCGGTCGGTGGCGAGTTCGCGTGCGCGCGCGACGCGGGCGGCGTGGTGCGGTGCTGGGGCGACTCGGCGCAGCGGCAGGTGGGGTTCGACGCCCTGACCGACTCGGGCGTGGCGACCCCGATTGCTGGCGCGGAGAGCGCGATCGCGATCGCGGCCGGCGAGCTCCACGCGTGCGCGATCGTGAACGCGAGCAGCGGTGCGGGCACGGTGCGGTGCTGGGGCGCCGACGATCAGGGCCAGCACGGCGATGGATCGCCCGGCGGCGCACGTCACACCGCGCTCGACGTGCCCGAGCTCGGCCCGGCGACGCAGCTCGCGCTCGGCCGCGCCCACACCTGCGCGCTCCTGCTGTCGGGTCGTGTGTCGTGCTGGGGCGACAACGCGCTCGGGCAGGTCGGCGACGGAGGCACCGCCGATCGGTTCGCGCCGCGCGAGGTGGTCGGGCTGACCGACGTCGCGCAGATCGCGGCGGGCTGGGATCACACGTGCGCGCGCCGGACCGACGGCAGCGTGTGGTGCTGGGGCGCGGCAGCCGACGGACAGCTCGGCGCGGCGGCGAGCACGCCGTTCGCGACGATGCCGGTGCAGCTCGAGGGCGTGAGCGGCGCGCTGGACGTCGCGGGGACGGCGACGTCGACGTGCGTGCGCGACGCGGGCGGCGTGCGCTGCGTGGGCTTCCACGGATTCGCGCAGCTCGGCGCGGGCCTCACGCTGCGTCCGCTGGTGCCCACCGGCGCACCGCTGTGA
- a CDS encoding terminase, with protein sequence MDEERGSLLSWQWTHYPSGHADRTNLLIHAITAPLFWSGLATLVLAPISGAPLGALGGLVLIVIAVAAQGRGHKREQVGPLPFRGPFDVVARLFVEQLVTFPRFVLSGGFARAWRRAGENVAIG encoded by the coding sequence ATGGACGAAGAACGTGGAAGCCTCCTGTCGTGGCAGTGGACGCACTATCCGAGCGGCCACGCGGACCGGACCAACCTGCTCATCCACGCGATCACGGCGCCGCTCTTCTGGAGCGGCCTCGCGACGCTGGTCCTCGCGCCGATCTCGGGCGCGCCGCTGGGCGCGCTCGGAGGGCTCGTGCTGATCGTGATCGCCGTCGCGGCGCAGGGGCGCGGGCACAAGCGCGAGCAGGTCGGGCCGCTGCCGTTCCGTGGCCCCTTCGACGTGGTCGCGCGGCTCTTCGTCGAGCAGCTCGTGACGTTCCCGCGCTTCGTGCTGAGCGGCGGGTTCGCGCGGGCATGGCGTCGCGCGGGGGAGAACGTCGCGATCGGCTGA
- a CDS encoding RNA polymerase sigma factor, whose translation MTALALAIDPPSAAAAREVPSFEAIYEQLFDFVWRSARRLGVAEAAVDDVVQEVFLVVHRRLADFEGRSSPKTWVFAILLRVVSDWRRTQRRKGGHASYDAMASTQGEMVDERAECPAGALEQAEAVRLLHRLLDELDDDKRTVFVLAELEQTTAPEIAEMLGIPLNTVYSRLRAARIEFEKALARHRARESHRRAP comes from the coding sequence GTGACTGCGCTGGCGCTCGCGATCGATCCTCCGTCCGCCGCGGCGGCTCGCGAGGTGCCGTCGTTCGAGGCGATCTACGAGCAGCTCTTCGACTTCGTATGGCGGAGCGCCCGTCGCCTCGGGGTCGCGGAGGCGGCGGTCGACGACGTCGTCCAGGAGGTCTTCCTGGTCGTGCATCGTCGCCTCGCGGACTTCGAGGGTCGCTCGTCGCCGAAGACGTGGGTGTTCGCGATCCTGCTCCGCGTCGTGTCGGACTGGCGGAGGACCCAGCGCCGCAAGGGCGGCCACGCGAGCTACGACGCGATGGCGTCGACCCAGGGCGAGATGGTCGACGAGCGCGCGGAGTGCCCGGCGGGCGCGCTCGAGCAGGCGGAGGCGGTGCGGCTGCTCCATCGGCTGCTCGACGAGCTCGACGACGACAAGCGCACGGTGTTCGTGCTCGCGGAGCTCGAGCAGACGACGGCGCCGGAGATCGCGGAGATGCTCGGCATCCCGCTGAACACGGTGTACTCGCGGCTGCGCGCGGCGCGCATCGAGTTCGAGAAGGCACTGGCGCGGCATCGCGCGCGCGAATCGCATCGGAGGGCGCCGTGA
- a CDS encoding phosphate/phosphite/phosphonate ABC transporter substrate-binding protein, which yields MGSLAFVTGPVHLDEEGDDLRADLGAALSEALGASIVVESERSYTALRDRVIARDAALAWLPPALFVRANEAGAVGAVMRAERFAGARYQGAIFVREESNATRAEDLRGMRVAWVDRDSCAGYLFPRLALRDCGLDPDACFGSETFTDSHARVVAAVAAGAVEAGATYVQLSDPERPSRGLAIAGWTAFAATRSMRAVVVSASIPSDAVCIGASVPDEVRTRWIEKLRAAHALPRVSRLLRAMLGADRLAPGTAEDYAPVREALLAEGALRG from the coding sequence ATGGGATCGCTCGCGTTCGTCACGGGGCCGGTGCACCTCGACGAGGAGGGCGACGATCTCCGCGCCGACCTCGGGGCTGCGCTGAGCGAGGCGCTGGGCGCGTCCATCGTCGTCGAGAGCGAGCGCAGCTACACCGCGCTGCGCGATCGGGTGATCGCGCGCGATGCCGCGCTCGCGTGGCTGCCCCCTGCCCTCTTCGTGCGGGCCAACGAGGCCGGCGCAGTGGGCGCGGTGATGCGCGCCGAGCGCTTCGCGGGGGCGCGCTACCAGGGCGCGATCTTCGTGCGCGAGGAGTCGAACGCGACGCGCGCCGAGGACCTCCGGGGCATGCGGGTCGCGTGGGTCGATCGCGACTCGTGCGCCGGATATCTCTTCCCGCGGCTCGCGCTGCGCGACTGCGGGCTCGATCCCGACGCCTGCTTCGGCAGCGAGACCTTCACCGACAGCCACGCGCGGGTGGTCGCAGCGGTCGCGGCGGGCGCGGTCGAGGCGGGCGCGACCTACGTGCAGCTCAGCGATCCCGAGCGTCCCTCGCGAGGCCTCGCGATCGCCGGGTGGACCGCGTTCGCCGCGACCCGTTCGATGCGCGCGGTCGTGGTGAGCGCGTCGATCCCGAGCGACGCCGTGTGCATCGGCGCGTCGGTGCCCGACGAAGTGCGCACGCGCTGGATCGAGAAGCTGCGCGCCGCGCACGCCCTGCCGCGCGTCTCGCGCCTGCTTCGTGCGATGCTCGGCGCCGATCGGCTCGCGCCCGGCACGGCGGAGGACTACGCGCCGGTTCGCGAGGCGCTGCTCGCAGAGGGCGCGCTGAGGGGCTGA
- a CDS encoding Uma2 family endonuclease, whose protein sequence is MTRMSYAEYLALERESETKHEYVNGEVYAMAGGTPEHARLAMQFGALASAALRGRPCATFSSDARVRVERTKRSTYPDLSIVCGKLERAKDDPDAITNPRVIVEVLSETTEASDRGDKWAHYQHLESLQEYVLVSQHAPRVEVFRRAEHGWIYEAFGSGERVPLRSVDVTIAVDELYADPLAAA, encoded by the coding sequence ATGACGCGCATGAGCTACGCCGAGTACCTCGCGCTCGAGCGTGAGAGCGAGACGAAGCACGAATACGTGAACGGCGAGGTCTACGCGATGGCGGGCGGCACGCCCGAGCACGCGCGCCTCGCGATGCAGTTCGGCGCCCTCGCCAGCGCGGCGCTCCGCGGCCGTCCGTGCGCGACCTTCTCCTCTGACGCGCGCGTCCGCGTCGAGCGCACGAAGCGCTCGACGTATCCCGACCTCTCGATCGTCTGCGGCAAGCTCGAGCGCGCGAAGGACGACCCCGACGCGATCACGAACCCGCGGGTGATCGTCGAGGTGCTCTCCGAGACGACCGAGGCCTCGGATCGCGGCGACAAGTGGGCGCACTACCAGCACCTCGAGTCGCTGCAGGAGTACGTGCTCGTCTCGCAGCACGCGCCGCGCGTCGAGGTGTTCCGTCGCGCCGAGCACGGCTGGATCTACGAGGCGTTCGGCTCGGGCGAGCGCGTCCCGCTGCGCTCGGTCGACGTGACGATCGCGGTCGACGAGCTCTACGCCGATCCGCTCGCGGCGGCGTAG
- the rtcR gene encoding RNA repair transcriptional activator RtcR codes for MADKKDKARRTVAIGLVGSTLDAGLGPRRWEKWRPSVALCAQPELPIDRFELLFQPKFEALASQVTTDIEEISPRTEVRSHAIEIEDAWDLEEMYGALYDFARDTRFDAEREDYLLHITTGTHVAQICLFLLCESRHFPARLVQTSPPARGEESKHGTHRIVDLDLSKYDRIARRFSAERVEARTFLKSGIATRNAIFDRMIERIEVVAARSREPMLLMGPTGAGKSMLAKRVYELKRARQSLRGAFVEVNCATLRGEMAHSALFGHVKGAFTGAADKREGLLRRADQGLLFLDEIGELGLDEQAMLLRAIEDKTFLPLGSDREVKSEFQLICGTNRDLRARVAEGKFREDLLARIDLWTFRLPALRERREDIAPNLDYELDAVSTRLGTRISMSKEARARFLGFAESPRATWPGNFRDLDAAVMRMATLAEGGRIDVAIVDEEIARLEDAWTAVTTKSTPGESDRVEETLGPERASGIDRFDRVQLEEVLRVCARSRSLSEAGRVLFAESRKTRTTINDADRLRKYLARFELDWDALVKRSV; via the coding sequence GTGGCGGATAAGAAGGACAAGGCACGTCGCACCGTCGCGATCGGGCTCGTGGGCTCGACGCTCGATGCCGGGCTCGGCCCACGGCGCTGGGAGAAGTGGCGCCCCTCGGTCGCGCTCTGCGCGCAGCCCGAGCTCCCGATCGATCGCTTCGAGCTCCTCTTCCAGCCGAAGTTCGAGGCGCTCGCGTCGCAGGTCACGACCGACATCGAGGAGATCTCGCCGCGCACCGAGGTGCGCTCGCACGCGATCGAGATCGAGGACGCGTGGGACCTCGAGGAGATGTACGGCGCGCTCTACGACTTCGCGCGCGACACGCGCTTCGACGCCGAGCGCGAGGACTATCTGCTGCACATCACGACCGGCACGCACGTCGCGCAGATCTGTCTCTTCCTGCTCTGCGAGTCGCGGCACTTCCCCGCGCGGCTCGTGCAGACCTCGCCCCCGGCGCGCGGCGAGGAGAGCAAACACGGCACGCACCGCATCGTCGATCTCGACCTCTCGAAGTACGACCGCATCGCGCGTCGCTTCAGCGCCGAGCGCGTCGAGGCGCGCACGTTCCTCAAGAGCGGCATCGCGACCCGCAACGCGATCTTCGATCGCATGATCGAGCGCATCGAGGTCGTCGCCGCGCGCTCGCGCGAGCCGATGTTGCTCATGGGCCCGACCGGCGCCGGCAAGTCGATGCTCGCCAAGCGCGTGTACGAGCTGAAGAGAGCGCGCCAGTCGCTGCGCGGCGCGTTCGTCGAGGTGAACTGCGCGACGCTGCGCGGAGAGATGGCCCACTCGGCGCTCTTCGGGCACGTGAAGGGCGCGTTCACCGGCGCGGCGGACAAGCGCGAGGGCCTGCTGCGGCGCGCCGATCAGGGCCTCTTGTTCCTCGACGAAATCGGCGAGCTCGGGCTCGACGAGCAGGCGATGCTCCTGCGCGCGATCGAGGACAAGACGTTCCTGCCGCTCGGCAGCGATCGCGAGGTGAAGAGCGAGTTCCAGCTCATCTGCGGCACCAACCGCGATCTGCGCGCGCGCGTCGCGGAGGGGAAGTTCCGCGAGGATCTGCTGGCGCGCATCGACCTCTGGACGTTCCGCCTGCCCGCGCTGCGCGAGCGCCGCGAGGACATCGCGCCGAACCTCGACTACGAGCTCGACGCGGTGAGCACGCGGCTCGGCACGCGCATCTCGATGTCGAAGGAGGCGCGGGCGCGCTTCCTCGGTTTCGCGGAGAGCCCGCGCGCGACGTGGCCGGGCAACTTCCGCGATCTCGACGCCGCGGTGATGCGCATGGCGACGCTCGCCGAGGGCGGGCGCATCGACGTCGCGATCGTCGACGAGGAGATCGCGCGGCTCGAGGACGCGTGGACCGCGGTGACCACGAAGAGCACGCCCGGCGAGAGCGATCGTGTGGAGGAGACGCTGGGGCCCGAGCGCGCATCGGGGATCGATCGTTTCGATCGCGTGCAGCTCGAAGAGGTGCTGCGAGTCTGCGCGCGCAGCCGCTCACTCTCCGAGGCGGGGCGCGTGCTGTTCGCGGAGTCGCGCAAGACGCGCACGACGATCAACGACGCGGATCGGCTGCGGAAGTACCTGGCGCGCTTCGAGCTCGACTGGGACGCGCTCGTCAAGCGCTCGGTGTGA
- a CDS encoding TIM-barrel domain-containing protein → MKKCSLVASCLLALACDPGESPADAGTDAYVAPPECEVDVQPEDPLPDPARHTPRWAFEPWISKDISDRDDTLAFVAGFREHDIPVGVVVLDSPWDSQYTTFRPNPERYGDFGSLVQTLHDDDVRVVLWTTAFVNLRSYDLEMGGDSYRGPAPNYAEGLACDFFVNDGEIYEWWKGAGASVDFFDARARAWWHAQQDLLLDLGLDGWKLDFGDSYLEADATLATDEGDVPHQRYAEEYYRDFLAYGVSRRGPEFTTMVRAWDESYDRRGRFHARPEHAPVVWMGDNRRDWVGLIDALDHTFRSARAGYVVLGTDVGGYLDRDDQMLTTFIPFDVENFQRWTAWSGMMPFLQLHGRGNLAPWSVPGSDEDRAATIEVWRYWATLHHAMVPYWYSITEEAYATDGVIVHPVGDDESAWAGDWRYVVGDAFLVAPLIASGSTRDVALPAGARWYDWWAPGAAAIEGGTTLEGYDVGSSRVRIPVFVREGAIVPMHVENDVNGLGNAASAGSLTVLVWPSSETSSFRLREEADDAITTITASAGSVTFAPARASVIVRVRADDAPSAVSADGTALEVRADRAALDASASGWWYDATESALWIKRTDATGTITFE, encoded by the coding sequence GTGAAGAAGTGTTCGCTGGTCGCGTCGTGCCTGCTCGCGCTCGCGTGTGATCCAGGAGAGAGCCCGGCCGACGCAGGCACCGATGCGTACGTCGCGCCGCCCGAGTGCGAGGTCGACGTGCAGCCCGAAGATCCGCTGCCCGATCCCGCGCGCCACACGCCGCGCTGGGCGTTCGAGCCGTGGATCTCGAAGGACATCTCGGATCGCGACGACACGCTCGCGTTCGTCGCCGGGTTCCGCGAGCACGACATCCCGGTGGGCGTCGTGGTGCTCGATTCGCCGTGGGACTCGCAGTACACGACGTTCCGCCCGAATCCCGAGCGCTACGGGGACTTCGGCTCGCTCGTGCAGACGCTGCACGACGACGACGTGCGCGTCGTGCTGTGGACCACGGCCTTCGTGAACCTCCGCTCGTACGACCTCGAGATGGGCGGCGACTCGTACCGCGGGCCCGCGCCGAACTACGCGGAGGGCCTCGCCTGCGACTTCTTCGTGAACGACGGCGAGATCTACGAGTGGTGGAAGGGCGCCGGCGCGAGCGTCGACTTCTTCGATGCGCGAGCGCGCGCGTGGTGGCACGCGCAGCAGGACCTCCTGCTCGATCTCGGGCTCGACGGATGGAAGCTCGACTTCGGCGACAGCTACCTCGAGGCCGATGCGACGCTCGCGACCGACGAGGGCGACGTGCCGCACCAGCGCTACGCCGAGGAGTACTACCGCGACTTCCTCGCGTACGGCGTGTCGCGACGCGGGCCCGAGTTCACGACGATGGTGCGCGCGTGGGACGAGAGCTACGACCGCCGTGGTCGTTTCCACGCGCGGCCCGAGCACGCGCCGGTCGTGTGGATGGGCGACAACCGTCGTGACTGGGTCGGGCTGATCGACGCGCTCGATCACACGTTCCGCTCGGCGCGCGCGGGCTACGTCGTGCTCGGCACCGACGTCGGTGGGTACCTCGATCGCGACGACCAGATGCTCACGACGTTCATCCCGTTCGACGTCGAGAACTTCCAGCGCTGGACCGCATGGAGCGGGATGATGCCGTTCCTGCAGCTGCACGGGCGCGGCAACCTCGCGCCGTGGAGCGTGCCGGGCAGCGACGAGGATCGCGCGGCGACGATCGAGGTGTGGCGCTACTGGGCGACGCTGCACCACGCGATGGTCCCGTACTGGTACTCGATCACCGAGGAGGCCTACGCGACCGACGGCGTGATCGTGCATCCGGTCGGCGACGACGAGAGCGCATGGGCGGGCGACTGGCGCTACGTCGTGGGCGACGCGTTCCTGGTCGCACCGCTGATCGCGAGCGGCAGCACGCGCGACGTGGCGCTGCCCGCGGGCGCGCGCTGGTACGACTGGTGGGCGCCGGGCGCGGCGGCGATCGAGGGTGGCACGACGCTCGAGGGCTACGACGTCGGCAGCTCGCGGGTGCGCATCCCGGTGTTCGTGCGCGAGGGCGCGATCGTGCCGATGCACGTCGAGAACGACGTGAACGGGCTCGGCAACGCGGCGAGCGCGGGCTCGCTGACCGTGCTGGTGTGGCCGTCGAGCGAGACCTCGTCGTTCCGGTTGCGCGAAGAGGCGGACGACGCGATCACGACGATCACCGCGAGCGCGGGCTCGGTCACGTTCGCGCCGGCGCGGGCATCGGTGATCGTGCGGGTGCGCGCCGACGACGCGCCGAGCGCGGTGAGCGCGGACGGCACGGCGCTCGAGGTGCGCGCGGATCGCGCGGCGCTCGACGCGAGCGCCTCGGGCTGGTGGTACGACGCGACCGAGAGCGCGCTGTGGATCAAGCGCACCGACGCGACCGGGACGATCACGTTCGAGTGA